The genome window GTTCGATCACCTCGTCCACCAGGACGGCCTCGGCCAGCGGGCAGCCGGGCCGGCCGGTGCCGGCGACGGCGGCCAGGAACTCGCCGAACACCGGTGCCAGCACGTTGGGTTGGGGCGCGAAGCGGCGCACCCGGCGGCCCCGCGGGCGGTGCTCCGCGAGCAGGCCGCCGTCCAGCCGGGGCAGCCGGAGCGCGTGGTCCGCCGCGACGCAGGCCAGCCGGTCGCGGGCGGGGCCGTCGGCCCAGTCGCAGCTCAGCCGCGCCGTCGTGCCGCCGGCCCAGGCCAGCTCCACCGAGGCCCGGCGCTCGGCGCCGCCCGGGAAGCGGTCGCCGACCGTGCCGCGCACTGCGGTCGGCGGGCCGAAGAGCCAGCAGAGCAGGTCGATCCGGTGGCTGCCGGCGTCGGCGAGCACGCCGCCGCCGGAGACCCGTGCCACCGTGCGCCAGTGCATCGGGTCCGCGGGCTGCGGGGCGAAGGGGGCGCGGAACCCGGCGCTCACCCGGTAGGGGCCGGACCGCAGCGCGCCGCGCAGCGCCCGCAGCGCGGGGGCGGAGCGCCGGTAGTAGGCGGCGGCGGTCACCACCGGGGCGGCGGCGGCCGCGGCGAGCACCTGGGCCCGGTCGTAGCCGAGCGCGCCGCCCAGCGGCTTCTCGACCAGCACGTGCCGGCCGGCCGCCACCGCCCGCAGCAGCAGCGGCACGTGGGCCACCACGGGCGTGGCGACGTAGACCGCGTCGACCCGGGCGAGCAGTTCGTCGAAGTCGTCGCTGCCCCGCTCGGCCCCGAACTCGGCGGCGGTGGCGGCCGCGCGGGCGCGGTCGCGCCCCCAGACGCAGCCGACCCGCTGGCCGAGGCCGAGCAGCGCCGGGAGGGCGCGCCGGCGCACCACGTCGCCGTAGCCGGCCACGCCCCAGCGCAGCCGCGGTACTGCCGAACAGGTCACGGCACGACCGCTCACGGCACGACCGCTCACGGCACGACCGCGATCTTGAGCGTCTCCGGCGGCGGTCCCGGGTACGGGCTCGGGGTGCCGCTCGGGGTGAGCAGGCTGCTCGCCGAGAGCCGCTCGATCGCGGCGGGCAGCTCGTCCAGCGGGTAGCTCGCGCTCAGCAGCGGGGCCAACTCCACCTGGTCGGCCAGGCGTTCCGCGACGGCCATGGTGGCGGCCCGGGCCAGGTCGGTGGGCTCGGCCGCCATGTGCACCCGCAGGCCCTTCTTCTCCCAGGCGATCATGTCGAAGGAGACGCGGGTGTCCACGTGGTGGGTGCCGAGGAAGATCACCAGACCGTTCTGGCGGACCAGTTCGACGCACTGGTTGGCCGTTTCCGGGGTGCCCACCGCGTCGATGGCCACGTCGAAGTCAGCGCCGACCAGCTCCCGCGCGGACACCGGCCCGCCCGGTGCCCGCACCGTCCGGTCCGCGCCGAGCGCGGTCGAGCGCTCCAGCCGCCACGGGTCGAGGTCCACGGCCACCAGCTCGGCGGCGCCGCGCCGCCGGACCACCTGGAGGGTCATCAGGCCCACCGGCCCCTGGCCGATCACGGCCACCCGGTCGCCGAGGCGCACGCCGCGGGTCGCGTGGATCGCCAGCGGCAGCAGCTGCAGGATCGCGCCCTGCTCGAACGGGATCCGCTCGGGCAGCCGGCCGACCGAGATCTGCCGGGCCAGCGCGAACTCGGCGAACCCGGTGGTGATCGGGGTCCGCAGGAAGACCCGCTCGCCGGGCCGCGAGGTGGCGCCCGGGCCGACCGCCTCGACGGTGCCGGCCACCTCGTGCCCGAAGCAGCCCACCGCGCAGTGGTCGCGCAGGCCGAGGTAGTGGTAGTAGGCCAGGTCGCTGCGGTTGCAGACGGTGCAGGCGCCGACCCGGACCAGCACCTCGCCGGGGCCGGGCACCGGCACCTCCCGGTCCCGGTGCAGCTTGAGCTCGAACCGGCCGGCGAGCTCGGCGGCCCGCATCCGGCCCGCCGTCGGCTGATCGTTCGTCATCTCACTCATCGTGATCTCACTCCCCGTCATCCGCGGACCACGGCTGCTGCCACGCGCTGCGCACGCTGGCCAGCGCCGACACGAACCGGAGGTCGGTCGACAGGCGCATGGTCTCGGTGGTGGTGTCCAGCGTCGCGTGCACCGTGTCCGGCGAGTGCAGCACGACGTCGCCCGCGCGGAAGTCGGTCCACAGCCAGCGGCCGCCGAGGGTCCGCGCGGTCCAGGCGAGGTCGTGGCTGAACGGCCGGGCGTCGTCGGGCCGGTCGGTCACCGGCCGGTCGCCGTCGAGCCGGCCGGGGTCGAGCCGGTGCGAGCCCTCCAGGTAGACCACGCCGCCGGTCTCCAACGGGCAGTCGCCGAGCGGGATCCAGGCGGTCACCAGCTCGCCGCCGGCCCCGCTCGGGTAGGCGCGGTCCACGTGGGCGCGGGCGGCGCTGCGGGACGCCGAGTCGTAGTGCCGCAGGATCCGGCGCGGCACCAGCTGGACCGGCCCGCCCAGCACCGAGCGGGCCAGCCCGGCCAGCTCCGGGCTCCGGGTGAAGGCGGCGTACGCGTCACTGCGCACGAAGTCGTGGGCGGGGTGCCCGGCCGTCCCGTAGGGGGCGAGGCCGACCGGGGGCCGGCCGGAGTAGACGCCGGCGGCCGGCCCGGTCCCGGGCTTGAGGTACCCGGGCGGGAAGAGCGAGAAGTAGGCCTCGCGGACCGCCCACACCTCGGCGGGGTCGAGCACCCCGCGCAGCAGCAGGTAGCCGTCCTGCCGGTACCGCTCGCGCAGCCGGTCCGGGTCCGCCAGGAGGTCGGTGCTGTCGGCCATGGGGGCGCTGTTGGATTCGTCCAGCTCCAGGACGACGCCGTTGGAACTGCATCGGGCGACTGTCTTCATGGTTCTTTCCGTCGGCACGGCTCAGTAGACTCCCTCGATCAGCCGGCCCGTCTCCACGGTCGGGGCCGGCCGCACGGCCGCGACGCCGTCCCAGGGGAACCATGGGTGCGGTGCCGTGCGCAGTGCGCTGTCGCGTTCGATGAGGTTGGGGATGAAGAGGTCCTCCAGCAGCGTGGTGGTGACGACCGTGCCCCGCTCGCCGTACTCGACGTCGGTGGTCCAGTCGTCGGCCCGGGCCACCCGCAGCACCCCGAACGGGGGTGCCAGGTGGTGGGCGCGCACCGCGTCCGGGGTCAGCGGGTCGGCCTGCAGGGCGTGCCCGACCAGGGTGTTGCCGTAGGTGTCGATCCACTGCACGCCGCCGAGGAACTCCTCCTTCAGGAAGCGCTCCTCCTCGGCCGTCCCGGAGGTCCCGCCGGTGCAGACCGCGCGGATCCCGTAGTCGGCCAGCGGCTCGTCGAGGGCCGCGGCCAGCACCAGCAGCAGCTTGGTGGTGGTGAACAGCAGGCTCGCCTCGCGCCGGGCCAGCAGGCTGAGCGTCTGGGCCACCAGGTGCGCCAGGTAGCCTTCGGGCCCGGCGCCGCCGCCGATCTGTGCCTTCACCCAGCGCGGGTCGAAGTCGATCGCGGCGACGGCCCCGCACCAGCTGTCCGCGAGGCCCTCGACGAAGTGGCCGTACGCGTGCGGCCCGCTGGGCGTCATCGCGAGCACGTCGCCGCCGGCCACGCCGCGCGCCCGCAGCATCGCCGCGTACATCGCCACGTCGTTGTCCAGCCGGGTCACGTTGACGATCCGGCAGGGCGCGCCGCTGGTCCCGCCGGTCTCGAAGACCCGGAACGGGCGGTCCGCGAAGCCGCGCGGCAGCAGGTCGCGCACCCGTGCCCGGCGCAGCCGCTCCTTGTCGAAGACCCCGAACCGGCGCAGGTCGGCGAAGCCGCCGACCGCCTCCAGCGGGTCGAAACCGAGGCTGTCGCGCTGGTCCAGCCAGAACGGCGAGCCGGTCGCTGGCGAGAAGTGCCAGCGCACCATCCGGCGGGTCCACTCGTCCAGGCCGACGTCGAGCAGCGGCAGGGACTCGGCCATCTCCTGGTACATCCGGCCCGCCTCGGCCGGGACGGCTGCGGTCATCGCTGGCTCCCGATGGGGTGGTTGACGATGTGGTGGGTGACGCCGCCGTCCGCCGCGAGGGCGGCGGCCTGCTCCGGGGTGGCCCGCAGCACGGTGGCGAACGGGAAGGGCGGCTCGAAGCCGAGCAGCGGGTGCGTCCCCGAGCGCGGCTCGACGCCGACCAGGGTCGGGGCCAGGTAGCGCGAGCCGTCCGCCGCCGTGCTGAGCAGCGGCCGGCGGGTGAACCGGCGGTCCGCCGGGCCGATCCGCCGCTCGACGTGCTCGGCGGTGCGGGCCGCGCCCTCGGCGTCCCGGCTGGCCGCCAGCGGCCAGGCCGGGTCGGCGGGTGCCAGCCGGATCCCGTCCAGCAGTTCGCCGAGCCGGACGGCGACCGGCTCGGGGTCGTCCAGGCACAGGATGCTGCGGACGGTGGTGCAGAACCGGCCCGCGTCGCCGGCCACCAGCTCCAGCAACTGCCGGGCGGCGGACGCCGGTTCGGCCCCGGCGGCGACCACGGCGCGGACCCGCAGCGGTCCGTGCACGGTGGCGGTGGCCCGGTCGCCGAACTCGGCGGCCACCTCCGCGCCGCCGTACAGCACCTGACGGTCCGTCACCTCGACCAGGGCCCGCAGCACCGGCCGGGCGGTCGGGTAGCAGCCGATCAGCTCGGCCGGCCAGCCCTCCTCGACCAGCGCCGCGACCAGCCGCAGCGCCGAGAACGGCTCCCGGGTGCTCGGCCTGACCCACAGCGCGCTGCCCGCCGCGGCGGCCCGCAGCACCGACTCCAGGCAGGTGAAGGTGTTGCCGGGCAGCGAGACCAGGGTGAGCGGCGGCCGGCCGGCCGCAGTGCGGGGCGCCTCCGGCTCGGTGACGATGGCGTCCAGACGGTCCGTCAGCATCCCCTGCCAGCGCTCGACCAGGGCGGCCGGCAGCCCCGCGCCCGCCCAGAGCGTCGCGGCGAACTCCTCGGGCCCCTGCGGGCCGAGGCCGCCGCACCGCACCGTGCCGCCGGTGAACCGCCGCCACGCGGCCCGGACGATGGCGGCCCGGCCCTCACGGTCGGGCAGGGCGGCGGTGCGGCCGCGCAGCCGGCGGGCGTCGCTGCGGACCAGCACCTCGGGCGCCAGCGACACGGCCGGCAGGCCGGCCGCGGTGGGCGCCGAGTCCTGCGAGACGGTCCACTCCCCGCGCCGCAGCAGCGGGAGGGGCGCGGCGCCCGGGGCCGGTGCGGTGGGGTTCATCCGAGGACCTCGTGCAGCGCCCTGACGACGCGGTCCTGCTCGCCCTCGGTCAGCTCGGGGTAGAGCGGCAGGCAGGCGTGCCGGTCGGCGAACTCCCGGGCCTGCGGGAACGCCCGGCCGCCGAACCCGGCGGCGAAGTACGGCTGGTCGCAGAGCAGCAGGTCGTAGACCTCGCCCGCGAGCGCGATCCCGTGCTCGGCCCGCAGCCGGGCCTTCAGCTCGGCGCGGTCCACACCCTCGTCCAGGTGGACGAGGTACTTGTACCAGCTGGTCGTGCTGCCCTCCGGCACCGGCTGCACCCGCAGCCCGGCCAGCCCGGCCAGCTGCTCGTCGTACCGGGCGGCCAGCCGGGCCCGGGCCGCGGTGCGCTCGGCGAAGCGGCGCAGCTGGGCCAGGCCGACGGCCGCGTGCACCTCGCTGAGCCGCCAGTTGCTGCCCAGGCTGTCGTGCAGGGTCGCGCCGGGACGCACCCGGCCGTGGTCGCGCAGCCGCAGGAACGCCTCGGTGCGCGCCGGGTCGGCCGCGGTGACCGCGCCGCCCTCCGCGCTGGTGAGCACCTTGGTCGGGTAGAACGAGTAGGTGCCGTAGTCGGCGATGCTGCCGGCCCGCTTGCCGCCGAGCGAGCTGCCGAAGGCGTGCGCGGCGTCCTCGATCACCGGGATGCCGCGCCGGTGGCACTCCTCGACCACCCGCGGCAGCAGCGGCGAGACGTACCCGCCGGTGTGCATCGCGATGACCGCGGCCACCGATCCGCCGTGCTGGTCCAGCCGTTCGCGCAGCGAGTCGGGGCAGAGCCCGAGGCCGTCCGGCTCCAGGTCGACGAAGTCGACCGACGCCCCGGCGCGCAGCGCGCCCGCCGCGGTCGCGATGAAGGTGTTGACCGGCACCAGCACGGTGCGGCCGGTCACCCCGATGTCCCGCAGCGCGATCTCCAGCGCGCTGGAGCCGGAGTCCACGGCGACCGTCGGGCCGCCGGCCCACGGGGCCAGCTCCGCCTCGAACCGGGCGACCAGCGGGCCGATGGTGAGCACGCCCGAGTCCAGGGTCTGCTCGATCGCGGCGGTGACCTCCGCCCGGGCCGCCCGGGTGAAGCCGACCCGGATCGGCGCGACCGGGGGCGGGCCCTGCTCGTCGGCGGGCCCGTCCAGCACCCGCTTCAGGAAGCCGATCGCCTCCTCGACCCCGGTGCCGTGGCCCATCGGCAGGGCCAGCACCTCGGCCAGGCCGGCCGCGCCCGCGACCTGGTACAGCGCGCGGACGGTCTCGCCGGCCGCCGCCGAGTCGGCCGGCTCCAGCGCCTGGTCGGCCAGCCCGTACTGCAGGTGCAGCGGCGCGGGGGCCAGCGCGGCGAACAGCTCGGGCAGGTCGGCGTGCGCGGCCAGGCCCGGCAGCACGGAGGCGCCGTGGCCCAGGCCCAGCACCCGGTAACTGCCCAGGTGGCTGGCCACGCAGAGCGGCACCGGGCGCTCGGCGGCCAGCGCGGCGTGCAGCGCGACCGCGCCGCCGAGGCTGTGGCCGAACAGCGCGGTGCGGCCGGGCAGCGCGTGCGGGTGCCGCGGCAGCCAGTCCAGCACCCGCAGCGCGTCCCCCGCGAGCACGCCGAGCAGTGGACGGCCCTGCTGGCCGAGGAGTTGGGCCAGCAGCTCGGCCTCGTCCCGGCCGTGCAGCCGGGCCGGGTCGACGCAGCCCGCGAAGCCGTAGTCGAGGGTGAGGGTGAGGAAGCCGGCCCGGGCGAAGTGCTCGGCGACGTTGCGGTCCGGGTGGTCGGGCGGCACGGCGCCGGTGACCTGGTCCGGGACGGCGCCCCGGCCGGGGCAGACGACGACCGCCGGCAGCCGCTCGGCGGTGCCGGCCGGGCGGGTCGCGATCACCCGGACGGTGTCCTCGGGCCCGCCCAGCAGGTACTCCTCGCGGACCAGGCCGCCGGCCTCCCGCGCGGCCACCAGCCGGGCCCCGGTGCCCGCCACCGGGTCGAGGCCGGCCCCGCCGAGCCGGCGGACGGCGCCGCGGACCTCCCGGCGCCAGGCCTCGAACTCCGCGGCCCGCTCGGGCAGCGGCCGGGGCCCGGCCGCCGTGAGCCGGGCCCAGCGTCCCGTCGCCCGCCCGGTGGCCACCGGCTCAGACGAAGTCCGCATGCAGCGTCCTCGGGATCTCGATCTGGTAGGAGCTGAGCGCCTCGTCCAGGTTGATGTGGCCGCGCCGCAGCCACTCCAGCAGCTCGTTCTGCGGCCGGTAGAAGCAGGACTTGCACAGGTCGGTGCGGCTCGGGTTGGAGGCCTCCCACTCGGCGCGCTTGCCGCCCTCCAGGACCTGCAGGTAGCCGTCCTCCAGCACGTTGCCGATCAGGTAACGGCTGTTCAGGTGGACCTGCGGGCAGGGGTACAGGTTGCCGTCGGCGCCGACCGCCGTGACGAACCGGCTGTAGTGGCAGTGCTCGAAGTCGCCCTCGACCTCCTCGACCTGGTCCATCGCGCCGCGGTCCAGCTTGGGGATGGAGACCTCGAAGGAGTCGGTGCTCAGGGCCGCCACGTCGTCCAGCGCCGCGGAGATCTCGGCCATCTGCTCGTCGACGGTCTGGTGGCCCAGCGCGGAGTAGAACTCCGGCTCGAAGCGCACGTAGTGGGCGCCGGAGCGGCCGGCCAGCTCGGCGGCCGCGCGGACCTCGGTGTGGTTCTCCGCGGTGATCACGTAGTTGAAGCCCACCCGGAAGTCCGGGTCGACCGCCGCCTCGCGCAGCGTGCGCGGGGTGTTCTCGAAGGTCGGGAAGGTGTCGTCGCGGTCGCGGGTGATCCGCTTGAAGTTGTCCTCGGAGCCCGCGTTGAGCCCGATCCGCACCCAGGTGTGGGTCCGGGCGATGCAGTCGGCGATCTTCGGGTCGGAGAGCCGCGAGCCGTTGGTGATCAGCCCGATGCGCAGGCCGGCCTCGTGCGCGGCCTCGCAGATCTCGACGTACCCGGGGTGGATGGTGCACTCGCCGCTGCCGCAGAAGGTGACGGCCCGCCCGCCGGTGGCGGCGAACTCCCGCATCAGCCGGATCGCCGCGTCGGTCTTGATGGAGTCCTTGAAGGAGAAGCGGTCGTAGAACTGCTCCTCGTTCGGCGAGTGGAAGTTGCAGAAGTTGCAGCGCATGTTGCAGGCGCCCATGATCCCGATGCGCATGTGGATCGGGCGGAACTCCTCGCCGGCGGCGAAGGCCCGGACCAGGTCCGGGTGGGCCAGTACCTTGTTCGGCGCGTGCGCCTCGTCGAGCGACACGATCGGCAGGCCCTCGCGGTTGCTGGGCCGGGCGATGTCGTAGAGCCGTAGGTCTCGGGAATCGGTCACTGGAATCCTCCTCGCGGCGGGCCCGGAAAATCGGCATTTCGGTGCGGACGCCGTCGTCGTCGACGGTGCGTCGCGCCCGTGCCGGTCGGAACGGAACGACGTGCCACGCCTGTTGGAGCGGCGCTGATTTCACGGGTTCGCGTTTCGAGCAGGCCAATCATGCCCCAAGCTCCGAGCACTGGGAAGGCGTGTTCCACGGGCTGGGAATTATCAGTCAGGGGTTATGTATAAGCCCTGACTGATCGTTCATAAGTCCTGGCTGATATTCCGTTGGAAGAGGGCTGGAGAGGAGTCGGGAGAGCCTTTCATAATGCGCAACTTATGTGTCCGAACCATCGGCCGAAATGACCTTGCAGTGATCGAGTGTTTCCGCCAAACTCGTGCCCGGCGAACTCGCGCCGGCAAAACCCCTGCCCGGCGCGTCGGCAAATGCACTGATGCAACCCCGGGAGAGCAGAATGACCAAGGATTTGAAGTCCCTGGCTTACGACCACCTGTGGTTGCATTTCACCGACATGGAGTCGTACCGCCGGCCCGGCGTGCCGGTCGTGGTGCGCGGCGAAGGGGCCCGGATCCAGGACCTGGAGGGCCGCGAGTACCTGGACGCGCTCTCCGGCCTGCTGGTGGTCCAGGCCGGGCACGGCCGCGAGGAGCTCGCCGAGGCCGCCGCCCGGCAGGCGCGCCAGCTCGCCTACTTCCCGCTCTGGGGCCACGCCCACCCGCAGGCGATCGAACTGGCCGAGCGGCTCGCCGCCCACGCTCCGGGCGACCTGAACAAGGTCTTCTTCACCACCGGCGGCAGCGAGGCCGTGGAGACCGCCTGGAAGCTGGCCAAGCAGTACTTCAAGCTGGTCGGCAAGCCGCTCAAGCACAAGATCCTCAGCCGCACCATGGCCTACCACGGCACCACCCAGGGCGCGCTGTCGATCACCGGGATCCCGGACGCCAAGAAGCTCTTCGAGCCGCTGGTGCCGGGCGCCCGCCGGATCCCCAACACCGACCTCTACCGGGCCGCCGAGGTCACCGGGGTGGCCGAACTCGCCGACGACCCCGAGCGGTTCGGGCGCTGGGCGGCCGACCAGGTGGAGCGGGTCATCCTGGCCGAGGGCGCGGACACCGTCGCCGCGGTGATCGTCGAGCCGGTGCAGAACTCCGGCGGCTGCCTGCCGCCGCCGCCCGGCTACTTCCGGCGGCTGCGCGAGATCTGCGACGCGCACGACGTGCTGCTCGTCTCGGACGAGGTGATCTGCGCCTTCGGCCGGCTCGGCACCATGTTCGGCTGCGAGAAGTTCGACTACGTGCCCGACATCATCACCTGCGCCAAGGGCATGACCTCCGGCTACTCGCCGATCGGCGCGGCGATCGTCTCCGACCGGGTGGCCGCCCCGTTCTACCGGCGCGGCGGGTACTTCCCGCACGGCTACACCTTCGGCGGCCACCCGGTCTCCTCCGCGGTCGCGCTGGCCAACCTCGACCTCTTCGAGCGCGAGGACCTGCTGGGCAACGTGCGCCGCAACGAGCCGGTGCTGCGCGGCAGCCTGGAGGGCCTGCTGGACATCCCGATCGTCGGCGACGTCCGCGGCGACGGGTACTTCTACGGCATCGAGCTGGTCCGCGACCGGGAGACCCGGGAGCCGTTCACCGCCGAGGAGCGCGAGCTGCTGCTGGCCGGGCCCGGCGGTCTCTCTGAGCAGCTCTGGGAGTCGGGCCTGTACTGCCGGGCCGACGACCACGGCGAGCCGGTGATCCAGCTCGCCCCGCCGCTGATCTGCGGCCCCGAGGAGTTCGGCTTCATCGAGCAGGTGCTGCGCACGGCGATCACCGCCACCTGGAAGCGGTTCGAAAGCGCGCGGGAGCGATGAGCGCCAGTCCCGGGGCGAGCCACCTGGAGCAGGTGGCCGCCGCCTGGACCGCGGCCTTCGACGGGGTGCGGCACCCGGATTCGGCGAACTTCTTCGACCTCGGCGGCACCTCGCAGCAACTGCTGCGGGTGGTGGCCGAGTTGCGCGAGCTGCCGGCCGGCGGTCAGGTCACCGCCCAGGACCTCTACCGGCACCCGACGATCCGGGCCCTGGCGGACGCCCTGGCGGCCCGCACCGGGCCGGCGGCCGGTCCGGACGGCCCGACCGGGCCGAGGACGCCGGCCGCGGTCGGCCCGGGCGACACGATCCGGATCGTCAGCCCCGGCTTCCCGACGCTGGCCCACCTCCCCGACCGCGCCGGCCGGGCGGTGGCCGCGCTGGAGGCGCTCGGCTTCGCCGTCGGCTTCGGCGAGCACGCCTTCGCCATGTCGCCGGACGGCCTGACGGCCGGCCCGGCGCGGCAGCGCGCCGCCGACATCATGGCGGCCTTCGAGGACCCCGGGGTGGACGCGATCCTGGTGTCCGACGCCGGGGAGGGCAGCCGGGAGCTGCTGCCGCTGCTCGACGCGCGGGTCATCGCCCGCAACCCCAAGCCCTTCGTCGGCTTCTGCGACACCGCCTTCCTCCAGCACTACCTGGCGCTGGAGGCCGGGCTCGGCTCGGCCTACGGCTGCTCGCTGATGGTGCACCTGGGCGACGTCGGCGGGCCGATGCCGGAGACCACCGACCACCTGGTGCGCACCCTGGCCGGCCTGCCGCTGGAGTTGCGGCCGGTCGCCTCCCGGTCCCGCCCGCTGACCACCTGGTTCGATCCGGACGTCGAGGGCTCGCGGCGGGTGCGCGACGTGCCGGGCGGCTGGCACTGGGCCAGGGGCGGGGTCGCGAGCGGACCGCTGTTCGGCGGTGAGGTGTCGCAACTCGCGGACATCGTCAAGGAGTTCGGCCTCAGCTACGACGGGGCCGTGGTCTTCGTGGATATCACCGAGGAGCACACCACGCCGCCGCTGTGGCTGCTCGGCCGGCTGTTCCGCGAGGTCGACCTGACCGGGGCCGCCGCTCTGGTGATCGGGGCCGACCCGCAGAGCGATCCGGCGGTGTGGGCCCGTCAGGTGTCCGCCCTGCTGGACCGGTTCGTCCCCGGCACCTCGTTCCCGGTGCTGGTGAACGCGGACATCTGCCACCTGGCGCCGTGCTGGACGGTGCCGTTCGGCGAGCCCGCCGTCCTGGACGAGAGCCGCGGCCTGCTCTTCCCCCGCCGAGCCCACCCCGTCACGTCGAGCACGTCAAGGAGCGCGGATGTCTGACCCCGGCGACGAACTGGAGGCGTCCCTGACGGCGATCTGGCGCCGCTGCCTGGCGGTCGACCGGGTCGGCCCGGACGACGACTTCCTCGACCTGGGCGGCGACTCGCTGGGCGCGCTCGCCGTCCTCGCGGAGCTGGAGCTCGCGCACGGGGTGCCGGTCGACGTGTTCGAGCTGATGATGGCGCCGACCGTGCGCGAGCTGGCCGCCGTGGTGCGGGCCAAGTCGGTGGGCGGACCGTGATCGACCTGCTGCGGGTCGGCGAGCACGGCCCGGACTCGACGGCGCTGGTCGTCGACGGGGAGCCGATCGGCCGTCAGGTGCTGGCCGGCCTGGCCGACTCGGTCGCGGCGGCCATGGCGAGCGACCGCAAGGCCGTGGT of Kitasatospora viridis contains these proteins:
- a CDS encoding Gfo/Idh/MocA family protein — translated: MTCSAVPRLRWGVAGYGDVVRRRALPALLGLGQRVGCVWGRDRARAAATAAEFGAERGSDDFDELLARVDAVYVATPVVAHVPLLLRAVAAGRHVLVEKPLGGALGYDRAQVLAAAAAAPVVTAAAYYRRSAPALRALRGALRSGPYRVSAGFRAPFAPQPADPMHWRTVARVSGGGVLADAGSHRIDLLCWLFGPPTAVRGTVGDRFPGGAERRASVELAWAGGTTARLSCDWADGPARDRLACVAADHALRLPRLDGGLLAEHRPRGRRVRRFAPQPNVLAPVFGEFLAAVAGTGRPGCPLAEAVLVDEVIERVVATARRAEDEDGGRPDGG
- a CDS encoding zinc-dependent alcohol dehydrogenase, whose translation is MTNDQPTAGRMRAAELAGRFELKLHRDREVPVPGPGEVLVRVGACTVCNRSDLAYYHYLGLRDHCAVGCFGHEVAGTVEAVGPGATSRPGERVFLRTPITTGFAEFALARQISVGRLPERIPFEQGAILQLLPLAIHATRGVRLGDRVAVIGQGPVGLMTLQVVRRRGAAELVAVDLDPWRLERSTALGADRTVRAPGGPVSARELVGADFDVAIDAVGTPETANQCVELVRQNGLVIFLGTHHVDTRVSFDMIAWEKKGLRVHMAAEPTDLARAATMAVAERLADQVELAPLLSASYPLDELPAAIERLSASSLLTPSGTPSPYPGPPPETLKIAVVP
- a CDS encoding phytanoyl-CoA dioxygenase family protein → MKTVARCSSNGVVLELDESNSAPMADSTDLLADPDRLRERYRQDGYLLLRGVLDPAEVWAVREAYFSLFPPGYLKPGTGPAAGVYSGRPPVGLAPYGTAGHPAHDFVRSDAYAAFTRSPELAGLARSVLGGPVQLVPRRILRHYDSASRSAARAHVDRAYPSGAGGELVTAWIPLGDCPLETGGVVYLEGSHRLDPGRLDGDRPVTDRPDDARPFSHDLAWTARTLGGRWLWTDFRAGDVVLHSPDTVHATLDTTTETMRLSTDLRFVSALASVRSAWQQPWSADDGE
- a CDS encoding aldehyde dehydrogenase family protein produces the protein MNPTAPAPGAAPLPLLRRGEWTVSQDSAPTAAGLPAVSLAPEVLVRSDARRLRGRTAALPDREGRAAIVRAAWRRFTGGTVRCGGLGPQGPEEFAATLWAGAGLPAALVERWQGMLTDRLDAIVTEPEAPRTAAGRPPLTLVSLPGNTFTCLESVLRAAAAGSALWVRPSTREPFSALRLVAALVEEGWPAELIGCYPTARPVLRALVEVTDRQVLYGGAEVAAEFGDRATATVHGPLRVRAVVAAGAEPASAARQLLELVAGDAGRFCTTVRSILCLDDPEPVAVRLGELLDGIRLAPADPAWPLAASRDAEGAARTAEHVERRIGPADRRFTRRPLLSTAADGSRYLAPTLVGVEPRSGTHPLLGFEPPFPFATVLRATPEQAAALAADGGVTHHIVNHPIGSQR
- a CDS encoding DegT/DnrJ/EryC1/StrS family aminotransferase; the encoded protein is MRTSSEPVATGRATGRWARLTAAGPRPLPERAAEFEAWRREVRGAVRRLGGAGLDPVAGTGARLVAAREAGGLVREEYLLGGPEDTVRVIATRPAGTAERLPAVVVCPGRGAVPDQVTGAVPPDHPDRNVAEHFARAGFLTLTLDYGFAGCVDPARLHGRDEAELLAQLLGQQGRPLLGVLAGDALRVLDWLPRHPHALPGRTALFGHSLGGAVALHAALAAERPVPLCVASHLGSYRVLGLGHGASVLPGLAAHADLPELFAALAPAPLHLQYGLADQALEPADSAAAGETVRALYQVAGAAGLAEVLALPMGHGTGVEEAIGFLKRVLDGPADEQGPPPVAPIRVGFTRAARAEVTAAIEQTLDSGVLTIGPLVARFEAELAPWAGGPTVAVDSGSSALEIALRDIGVTGRTVLVPVNTFIATAAGALRAGASVDFVDLEPDGLGLCPDSLRERLDQHGGSVAAVIAMHTGGYVSPLLPRVVEECHRRGIPVIEDAAHAFGSSLGGKRAGSIADYGTYSFYPTKVLTSAEGGAVTAADPARTEAFLRLRDHGRVRPGATLHDSLGSNWRLSEVHAAVGLAQLRRFAERTAARARLAARYDEQLAGLAGLRVQPVPEGSTTSWYKYLVHLDEGVDRAELKARLRAEHGIALAGEVYDLLLCDQPYFAAGFGGRAFPQAREFADRHACLPLYPELTEGEQDRVVRALHEVLG
- a CDS encoding radical SAM protein gives rise to the protein MTDSRDLRLYDIARPSNREGLPIVSLDEAHAPNKVLAHPDLVRAFAAGEEFRPIHMRIGIMGACNMRCNFCNFHSPNEEQFYDRFSFKDSIKTDAAIRLMREFAATGGRAVTFCGSGECTIHPGYVEICEAAHEAGLRIGLITNGSRLSDPKIADCIARTHTWVRIGLNAGSEDNFKRITRDRDDTFPTFENTPRTLREAAVDPDFRVGFNYVITAENHTEVRAAAELAGRSGAHYVRFEPEFYSALGHQTVDEQMAEISAALDDVAALSTDSFEVSIPKLDRGAMDQVEEVEGDFEHCHYSRFVTAVGADGNLYPCPQVHLNSRYLIGNVLEDGYLQVLEGGKRAEWEASNPSRTDLCKSCFYRPQNELLEWLRRGHINLDEALSSYQIEIPRTLHADFV
- a CDS encoding aspartate aminotransferase family protein, which encodes MTKDLKSLAYDHLWLHFTDMESYRRPGVPVVVRGEGARIQDLEGREYLDALSGLLVVQAGHGREELAEAAARQARQLAYFPLWGHAHPQAIELAERLAAHAPGDLNKVFFTTGGSEAVETAWKLAKQYFKLVGKPLKHKILSRTMAYHGTTQGALSITGIPDAKKLFEPLVPGARRIPNTDLYRAAEVTGVAELADDPERFGRWAADQVERVILAEGADTVAAVIVEPVQNSGGCLPPPPGYFRRLREICDAHDVLLVSDEVICAFGRLGTMFGCEKFDYVPDIITCAKGMTSGYSPIGAAIVSDRVAAPFYRRGGYFPHGYTFGGHPVSSAVALANLDLFEREDLLGNVRRNEPVLRGSLEGLLDIPIVGDVRGDGYFYGIELVRDRETREPFTAEERELLLAGPGGLSEQLWESGLYCRADDHGEPVIQLAPPLICGPEEFGFIEQVLRTAITATWKRFESARER
- a CDS encoding LD-carboxypeptidase; translated protein: MSASPGASHLEQVAAAWTAAFDGVRHPDSANFFDLGGTSQQLLRVVAELRELPAGGQVTAQDLYRHPTIRALADALAARTGPAAGPDGPTGPRTPAAVGPGDTIRIVSPGFPTLAHLPDRAGRAVAALEALGFAVGFGEHAFAMSPDGLTAGPARQRAADIMAAFEDPGVDAILVSDAGEGSRELLPLLDARVIARNPKPFVGFCDTAFLQHYLALEAGLGSAYGCSLMVHLGDVGGPMPETTDHLVRTLAGLPLELRPVASRSRPLTTWFDPDVEGSRRVRDVPGGWHWARGGVASGPLFGGEVSQLADIVKEFGLSYDGAVVFVDITEEHTTPPLWLLGRLFREVDLTGAAALVIGADPQSDPAVWARQVSALLDRFVPGTSFPVLVNADICHLAPCWTVPFGEPAVLDESRGLLFPRRAHPVTSSTSRSADV